A genomic region of Zalophus californianus isolate mZalCal1 chromosome 1, mZalCal1.pri.v2, whole genome shotgun sequence contains the following coding sequences:
- the VIPR1 gene encoding vasoactive intestinal polypeptide receptor 1 isoform X1 — translation MRPSSPPPAGWLCVLASALACALGPAGGQATNPQWEEECYHLRMIEVQHKRCLEEAQLENDTAGCSKMWDNLTCWPATPPGQVVVLACPLIFNLFSPAQGRNVSRSCTNEGWMHLEPGPYPIACGWDDKASDLDQQRSMFYNFVKTSYTIGHSLSLAALLVATAILSLFRKLHCTRNYIHMHLFMSFILRAASVFIKDLTLFDSEELNHCTMGSVGCKAAMVLFQYCVMANFFWLLVEGLYLHTLLAVSFFSERKYFWGYILIGWGVPSTFTIVWTIIMIHFEDYGCWDTINSSLWWIIQAPILTSILVNFILFICIIRILVQKLRSPDVGKSDSSPYSRLAKSTLLLIPLFGVHYFMFVFFPYNFKAEVKMVFELVVGSFQGFVVAILYCFLNGEVQAELRRKWRRWHLKGILGWNLKYQHPSGSSSGATCSTQVSMLTRVSPGARRSSSFQAEVSLV, via the exons GGTGGCCAGGCAACCAACCCGCAGTGGGAGGAAGAATGTTACCATCTGCGGATGATCGAGGTGCAGCACAAGAGGTGCCTGGAGGAAGCTCAGCTGGAGAATGACACAGCAG GCTGCAGCAAGATGTGGGACAACCTCACCTGCTGGCCAGCCACCCCTCCGGGCCAGGTGGTCGTCTTGGCCTGCCCCCTCATCTTTAACTTATTTTCCCCAGCTCAAG GCCGCAACGTGAGCCGTAGCTGCACCAACGAGGGCTGGATGCACCTGGAGCCTGGCCCCTACCCCATTGCCTGTGGCTGGGATGACAAGGCATCAGATTTGGACCAG CAGCGGTCCATGTTCTACAATTTCGTGAAGACCAGCTACACCATTGGCCACAGCCTGTCCCTCGCTGCCCTCCTCGTTGCCACGGCCATCTTGAGCCTGTTCAG GAAGCTCCACTGCACGCGGAACTACATCCACATGCACCTCTTCATGTCCTTCATCCTGAGGGCCGCCTCTGTCTTCATCAAAGACTTGACCCTCTTCGACAGCGAGGAGTTGAACCATTGCACCATGGGCTCG GTGGGCTGTAAGGCAGCCATGGTCTTATTCCAGTACTGTGTCATGGCCAACTTCTTCTGGCTGCTGGTGGAGGGCCTCTACCTGCACACCCTGCTTGCCGTCTCCTTCTTCTCTGAGCGGAAGTACTTCTGGGGGTACATACTCATCGGCTGGG GGGTGCCCAGCACATTCACCATTGTGTGGACCATCATCATGATCCATTTTGAAGATTACGG ATGCTGGGACACCATCAACTCCTCATTGTGGTGGATCATACAGGCCCCCATCCTCACCTCCATCTTG GTGAACTTTATCCTGTTTATTTGCATCATCCGAATCCTGGTTCAGAAACTTCGGTCCCCAGATGTTGGGAAGAGTGACAGCAGCCCGTACTC GAGGCTGGCCAAGTCCACCCTTCTGCTGATTCCCCTGTTTGGAGTGCACTACTTCATGTTCGTCTTCTTTCCCTACAACTTCAAAGCTGAAGTGAAAATGGTGTTTGAGCTCGTCGTGGGGTCTTTCCAG GGTTTTGTGGTGGCCATCCTCTACTGCTTCCTCAATGGCGAG gtACAGGCGGAGCTGCGGCGGAAGTGGCGGCGCTGGCACCTGAAAGGCATCTTGGGCTGGAACCTCAAATACCAGCACCCCTCGGGAAGCAGCAGCGGGGCCACGTGCAGCACGCAGGTGTCCATGCTGACCCGCGTCAGCCCTGGCGCGCGCCGTTCCTCCAGCTTCCAGGCCGAAGTTTCCCTGGTCTGA
- the VIPR1 gene encoding vasoactive intestinal polypeptide receptor 1 isoform X3 produces the protein MRPSSPPPAGWLCVLASALACALGPAGGQATNPQWEEECYHLRMIEVQHKRCLEEAQLENDTAGCSKMWDNLTCWPATPPGQVVVLACPLIFNLFSPAQGRNVSRSCTNEGWMHLEPGPYPIACGWDDKASDLDQQRSMFYNFVKTSYTIGHSLSLAALLVATAILSLFRKLHCTRNYIHMHLFMSFILRAASVFIKDLTLFDSEELNHCTMGSVGCKAAMVLFQYCVMANFFWLLVEGLYLHTLLAVSFFSERKYFWGYILIGWGVPSTFTIVWTIIMIHFEDYGCWDTINSSLWWIIQAPILTSILVNFILFICIIRILVQKLRSPDVGKSDSSPYSRLAKSTLLLIPLFGVHYFMFVFFPYNFKAEVKMVFELVVGSFQVQAELRRKWRRWHLKGILGWNLKYQHPSGSSSGATCSTQVSMLTRVSPGARRSSSFQAEVSLV, from the exons GGTGGCCAGGCAACCAACCCGCAGTGGGAGGAAGAATGTTACCATCTGCGGATGATCGAGGTGCAGCACAAGAGGTGCCTGGAGGAAGCTCAGCTGGAGAATGACACAGCAG GCTGCAGCAAGATGTGGGACAACCTCACCTGCTGGCCAGCCACCCCTCCGGGCCAGGTGGTCGTCTTGGCCTGCCCCCTCATCTTTAACTTATTTTCCCCAGCTCAAG GCCGCAACGTGAGCCGTAGCTGCACCAACGAGGGCTGGATGCACCTGGAGCCTGGCCCCTACCCCATTGCCTGTGGCTGGGATGACAAGGCATCAGATTTGGACCAG CAGCGGTCCATGTTCTACAATTTCGTGAAGACCAGCTACACCATTGGCCACAGCCTGTCCCTCGCTGCCCTCCTCGTTGCCACGGCCATCTTGAGCCTGTTCAG GAAGCTCCACTGCACGCGGAACTACATCCACATGCACCTCTTCATGTCCTTCATCCTGAGGGCCGCCTCTGTCTTCATCAAAGACTTGACCCTCTTCGACAGCGAGGAGTTGAACCATTGCACCATGGGCTCG GTGGGCTGTAAGGCAGCCATGGTCTTATTCCAGTACTGTGTCATGGCCAACTTCTTCTGGCTGCTGGTGGAGGGCCTCTACCTGCACACCCTGCTTGCCGTCTCCTTCTTCTCTGAGCGGAAGTACTTCTGGGGGTACATACTCATCGGCTGGG GGGTGCCCAGCACATTCACCATTGTGTGGACCATCATCATGATCCATTTTGAAGATTACGG ATGCTGGGACACCATCAACTCCTCATTGTGGTGGATCATACAGGCCCCCATCCTCACCTCCATCTTG GTGAACTTTATCCTGTTTATTTGCATCATCCGAATCCTGGTTCAGAAACTTCGGTCCCCAGATGTTGGGAAGAGTGACAGCAGCCCGTACTC GAGGCTGGCCAAGTCCACCCTTCTGCTGATTCCCCTGTTTGGAGTGCACTACTTCATGTTCGTCTTCTTTCCCTACAACTTCAAAGCTGAAGTGAAAATGGTGTTTGAGCTCGTCGTGGGGTCTTTCCAG gtACAGGCGGAGCTGCGGCGGAAGTGGCGGCGCTGGCACCTGAAAGGCATCTTGGGCTGGAACCTCAAATACCAGCACCCCTCGGGAAGCAGCAGCGGGGCCACGTGCAGCACGCAGGTGTCCATGCTGACCCGCGTCAGCCCTGGCGCGCGCCGTTCCTCCAGCTTCCAGGCCGAAGTTTCCCTGGTCTGA
- the VIPR1 gene encoding vasoactive intestinal polypeptide receptor 1 isoform X2: MRPSSPPPAGWLCVLASALACALGPAGGQATNPQWEEECYHLRMIEVQHKRCLEEAQLENDTAGCSKMWDNLTCWPATPPGQVVVLACPLIFNLFSPAQGRNVSRSCTNEGWMHLEPGPYPIACGWDDKASDLDQRSMFYNFVKTSYTIGHSLSLAALLVATAILSLFRKLHCTRNYIHMHLFMSFILRAASVFIKDLTLFDSEELNHCTMGSVGCKAAMVLFQYCVMANFFWLLVEGLYLHTLLAVSFFSERKYFWGYILIGWGVPSTFTIVWTIIMIHFEDYGCWDTINSSLWWIIQAPILTSILVNFILFICIIRILVQKLRSPDVGKSDSSPYSRLAKSTLLLIPLFGVHYFMFVFFPYNFKAEVKMVFELVVGSFQGFVVAILYCFLNGEVQAELRRKWRRWHLKGILGWNLKYQHPSGSSSGATCSTQVSMLTRVSPGARRSSSFQAEVSLV; the protein is encoded by the exons GGTGGCCAGGCAACCAACCCGCAGTGGGAGGAAGAATGTTACCATCTGCGGATGATCGAGGTGCAGCACAAGAGGTGCCTGGAGGAAGCTCAGCTGGAGAATGACACAGCAG GCTGCAGCAAGATGTGGGACAACCTCACCTGCTGGCCAGCCACCCCTCCGGGCCAGGTGGTCGTCTTGGCCTGCCCCCTCATCTTTAACTTATTTTCCCCAGCTCAAG GCCGCAACGTGAGCCGTAGCTGCACCAACGAGGGCTGGATGCACCTGGAGCCTGGCCCCTACCCCATTGCCTGTGGCTGGGATGACAAGGCATCAGATTTGGACCAG CGGTCCATGTTCTACAATTTCGTGAAGACCAGCTACACCATTGGCCACAGCCTGTCCCTCGCTGCCCTCCTCGTTGCCACGGCCATCTTGAGCCTGTTCAG GAAGCTCCACTGCACGCGGAACTACATCCACATGCACCTCTTCATGTCCTTCATCCTGAGGGCCGCCTCTGTCTTCATCAAAGACTTGACCCTCTTCGACAGCGAGGAGTTGAACCATTGCACCATGGGCTCG GTGGGCTGTAAGGCAGCCATGGTCTTATTCCAGTACTGTGTCATGGCCAACTTCTTCTGGCTGCTGGTGGAGGGCCTCTACCTGCACACCCTGCTTGCCGTCTCCTTCTTCTCTGAGCGGAAGTACTTCTGGGGGTACATACTCATCGGCTGGG GGGTGCCCAGCACATTCACCATTGTGTGGACCATCATCATGATCCATTTTGAAGATTACGG ATGCTGGGACACCATCAACTCCTCATTGTGGTGGATCATACAGGCCCCCATCCTCACCTCCATCTTG GTGAACTTTATCCTGTTTATTTGCATCATCCGAATCCTGGTTCAGAAACTTCGGTCCCCAGATGTTGGGAAGAGTGACAGCAGCCCGTACTC GAGGCTGGCCAAGTCCACCCTTCTGCTGATTCCCCTGTTTGGAGTGCACTACTTCATGTTCGTCTTCTTTCCCTACAACTTCAAAGCTGAAGTGAAAATGGTGTTTGAGCTCGTCGTGGGGTCTTTCCAG GGTTTTGTGGTGGCCATCCTCTACTGCTTCCTCAATGGCGAG gtACAGGCGGAGCTGCGGCGGAAGTGGCGGCGCTGGCACCTGAAAGGCATCTTGGGCTGGAACCTCAAATACCAGCACCCCTCGGGAAGCAGCAGCGGGGCCACGTGCAGCACGCAGGTGTCCATGCTGACCCGCGTCAGCCCTGGCGCGCGCCGTTCCTCCAGCTTCCAGGCCGAAGTTTCCCTGGTCTGA